A genome region from Acipenser ruthenus chromosome 29, fAciRut3.2 maternal haplotype, whole genome shotgun sequence includes the following:
- the LOC117428925 gene encoding leukocyte surface antigen CD53-like: MAQSCLKFLKYALITFNYIFWLCGGIVLALGIYLMMTSNYGSFLPNQPSLSVANTLIITGTIVMVVSFLGCLGSLKENKCLLITFFIILLILMMVEIAMSIILLIYEEKIDGFLLKEFEASLQKYTHSNATQGTEDWDIIQHKLMCCGVKGQDDWNGTVPLACCKESNCANGKIYWQEGCYEKLKQWFEYNYLNVGIGIIVISIIQVLGMSFAMTLYCHISKSGISFQ; encoded by the exons ATGGCTCAAAGTTGCTTAAAATTCCTGAAATATGCTCTGATAACCTTCAATTATATATTCTGG CTCTGCGGGGGCATCGTCCTGGCACTGGGTATATACCTCATGATGACCTCCAATTACGGCTCCTTCCTGCCCAACCAGCCCTCCTTGAGTGTGGCCAACACTCTCATCATCACGGGGACCATCGTCATGGTGGTGTCCTTCCTGGGCTGTCTGGGGTCCCTCAAGGAGAACAAGTGCCTTCTCATTACT TTCTTCATCATCCTGCTTATCCTCATGATGGTAGAGATTGCAATGTCAATCATTCTCCTAATCTATGAAGAAAAG ATTGatggttttcttttgaaagagTTTGAGGCCAGCCTGCAAAAGTATACACATAGCAATGCTACACAGGGCACTGAGGACTGGGACATCATACAGCATAAG TTAATGTGTTGTGGAGTTAAAGGACAAGATGACTGGAATGGAACAGTCCCATTAGCCTGCTGCAAGGAGTCAAACTGTGCAAATGGGAAGATATACTGGCAAGAG GGTTGCTATGAAAAGCTGAAGCAGTGGTTCGAGTACAACTATCTGAATGTGGGAATCGGCATCATTGTTATATCTATTATTCAG GTGCTGGGCATGTCATTTGCCATGACTCTGTACTGTCACATTTCCAAATCCGGCATCTCTTTCCAATGA